A single Clavibacter nebraskensis NCPPB 2581 DNA region contains:
- a CDS encoding HipA domain-containing protein → MSEALSVYLDGRFAGRYERTTSGRVGFTYDAAYAERHGATPLSMSLPFGARLPARAVDAYFSGLIPEGADALEQIRRTHGLRTTADAFSVLRHIGRDAPGAVQILPESEEADDDARAQGDVTELSPDELRGLMSDLASGTGTTPATLQGRWSLPGAQRKVALHRLASGAWGIPRDSTPTTHILKPAIPGFAHHDVNEFLTMRAAAGLGLDTARTDVLDLGDGLSVLVSHRYDRIEVDGRWRRLHQEDLCQALSVMPGRKYQDQGGPGIAQAADLFSEFEYPAEAASARARFFDAVVFNVAAWATDAHAKNFSVMLRGNGQQLAPLYDLASYAPYDGGPQAERSAMKVGDEYRLAAIGRHHLQKAARRLQVDADLADARIDAIRDGITDAYAEAVSALADHPTLLAPARAIVDAVHTKAVERGWASARTSIDLGEAGDGPT, encoded by the coding sequence ATGAGTGAGGCCCTGAGCGTCTACCTCGACGGCCGGTTCGCCGGACGATACGAACGGACGACCTCCGGTCGCGTCGGCTTCACCTACGACGCCGCCTACGCCGAGAGGCACGGAGCGACGCCGCTGTCCATGTCCCTCCCCTTCGGCGCGCGCCTGCCGGCGCGGGCGGTGGATGCCTACTTCTCGGGGCTCATCCCCGAGGGCGCCGATGCGCTGGAGCAGATCCGACGGACGCACGGGCTGCGGACGACCGCCGACGCGTTCTCCGTCCTCCGCCACATCGGGCGCGACGCCCCGGGGGCCGTGCAGATCCTGCCCGAGTCGGAGGAGGCCGACGACGATGCCCGCGCGCAGGGCGACGTGACGGAGCTCTCGCCCGATGAGCTCCGCGGCCTCATGTCCGATCTCGCATCCGGCACCGGCACCACGCCCGCGACCCTGCAGGGGAGGTGGTCGCTGCCGGGCGCGCAGCGGAAGGTGGCGCTGCACCGGCTCGCCTCCGGCGCCTGGGGGATCCCGCGCGACTCCACGCCCACGACGCACATCCTGAAGCCGGCCATCCCCGGCTTCGCGCACCACGACGTGAACGAGTTCCTGACGATGCGGGCGGCCGCAGGGCTGGGGCTCGACACGGCGCGGACCGACGTGCTCGATCTGGGCGACGGGCTCTCCGTGCTCGTGTCGCACCGCTACGACCGGATCGAGGTCGACGGCCGATGGCGCCGGCTCCACCAGGAGGACCTCTGCCAGGCGCTCTCCGTGATGCCCGGTCGCAAGTACCAGGACCAGGGCGGTCCGGGGATCGCGCAGGCCGCCGACCTCTTCAGCGAGTTCGAGTACCCGGCCGAGGCCGCATCCGCTCGAGCGCGCTTCTTCGACGCCGTCGTCTTCAACGTGGCGGCATGGGCGACGGACGCGCACGCCAAGAACTTCTCCGTCATGCTGCGCGGGAACGGCCAGCAGCTCGCGCCGCTCTACGACCTCGCCTCCTACGCGCCCTACGACGGAGGGCCCCAGGCGGAGCGCTCCGCGATGAAGGTCGGGGACGAGTACCGGCTGGCGGCCATCGGGCGGCATCATCTGCAGAAGGCGGCGCGGCGGCTGCAGGTCGACGCGGATCTCGCGGATGCCCGGATCGACGCCATCCGCGACGGCATCACGGACGCGTACGCGGAGGCGGTCTCCGCGCTCGCGGACCACCCGACGCTCCTCGCACCGGCGCGCGCGATCGTGGACGCGGTGCACACCAAGGCGGTCGAGCGGGGGTGGGCGTCCGCGAGGACGTCGATCGACCTCGGCGAGGCGGGCGACGGGCCGACCTGA
- the kdpA gene encoding potassium-transporting ATPase subunit KdpA, translated as MDTLAGILQVASVVLVLVLVHRPLGDLMARMYESRHDSRVERFLYRLIGVDPRSEQTWPAYLRAVLAFSLVGVLVVYGMQRLQGFLPYALGLPAVPEGLSFNTAVSFVTNTNWQSYSPEATMGYTVQLAGLAVQNFVSAAVGMAVAIALVRGFARTRSGTIGNMWVDLLRGSLRLLLPLSLVTAVVLIAGGVIQNFAGFQDVATLAGGSQTIPGGPVASQEAIKMLGTNGGGFFNANSAHPFEDPTAWTSAFQVLLMLVIPFSLPRTFGKMVGDTRQGTAIAAVMATIFLVSLTALTLFELNGAGSAPMAAGGAMEGKEQRFGIIGSTLFGTASTLTSTGAVNSMHDSYTALGGMMPMLNMMLGEVAPGGVGSGLYGMLILAVISVFVAGLLVGRTPEYLGKKIGPREIKLASLYILITPTLVLVGTALSFAIPAVREDVEGTSILNSGLHGLSEVVYAFTSAANNNGSAFAGLTASTPWFNTALGVAMLLGRFLPIVFVLALAGSLAAQDRIPTTSGTLPTHRPQFVGLLIGVTVIVTALTYFPVLALGPLAEGLAS; from the coding sequence ATGGACACGCTCGCCGGCATCCTCCAGGTCGCGTCCGTCGTCCTGGTCCTCGTCCTCGTCCACCGCCCCCTCGGCGACCTCATGGCGCGCATGTACGAGTCGCGCCACGACTCCCGCGTGGAGCGCTTCCTCTACCGTCTCATCGGCGTGGATCCCCGCTCCGAGCAGACCTGGCCCGCCTACCTCCGCGCGGTGCTCGCGTTCTCGCTCGTCGGCGTCCTCGTCGTCTACGGGATGCAGCGCCTCCAGGGCTTCCTCCCGTACGCGCTCGGCCTCCCCGCCGTGCCCGAGGGCCTCTCCTTCAACACGGCCGTCTCGTTCGTCACCAACACGAACTGGCAGTCGTACTCGCCCGAGGCGACCATGGGCTACACGGTCCAGCTCGCCGGGCTCGCCGTGCAGAACTTCGTCTCGGCGGCGGTCGGCATGGCGGTCGCCATCGCGCTCGTCCGCGGCTTCGCCCGCACGCGCAGCGGCACCATCGGCAACATGTGGGTCGACCTGCTGCGCGGATCGCTCCGCCTGCTCCTCCCGCTCTCGCTCGTCACCGCGGTGGTCCTCATCGCGGGCGGCGTGATCCAGAACTTCGCGGGCTTCCAGGACGTGGCGACGCTCGCGGGCGGCTCGCAGACCATCCCGGGCGGGCCGGTGGCCTCGCAGGAGGCCATCAAGATGCTCGGCACGAACGGCGGCGGGTTCTTCAACGCGAACTCGGCCCACCCGTTCGAGGACCCGACCGCGTGGACCAGCGCGTTCCAGGTGCTGCTGATGCTCGTGATCCCGTTCTCGCTCCCCCGCACCTTCGGGAAGATGGTCGGCGACACCCGCCAGGGCACCGCGATCGCGGCCGTGATGGCGACGATCTTCCTGGTCTCCCTCACCGCCCTCACGCTCTTCGAGCTGAACGGCGCAGGCTCCGCCCCGATGGCGGCCGGCGGCGCGATGGAGGGCAAGGAGCAGCGCTTCGGCATCATCGGCTCGACGCTGTTCGGCACCGCATCCACGCTCACCTCGACGGGCGCGGTCAACTCGATGCACGACTCGTACACGGCGCTCGGCGGCATGATGCCGATGCTCAACATGATGCTCGGCGAGGTCGCCCCCGGCGGCGTCGGATCCGGCCTCTACGGCATGCTCATCCTCGCCGTGATCTCGGTGTTCGTCGCGGGCCTGCTCGTCGGCCGGACGCCCGAGTACCTCGGCAAGAAGATCGGGCCGCGCGAGATCAAGCTCGCGAGCCTCTACATCCTCATCACGCCGACGCTCGTGCTCGTCGGCACCGCGCTGAGCTTCGCGATCCCCGCCGTCCGGGAGGACGTCGAGGGCACCTCGATCCTCAACAGCGGGCTGCACGGCCTCTCCGAGGTGGTCTACGCGTTCACCTCGGCGGCCAACAACAACGGATCCGCGTTCGCCGGCCTCACCGCCTCGACGCCGTGGTTCAACACGGCGCTCGGCGTCGCGATGCTGCTCGGGCGGTTCCTCCCGATCGTGTTCGTGCTGGCGCTCGCCGGATCCCTCGCGGCGCAGGACCGCATCCCCACCACCTCGGGGACCCTGCCCACCCACCGGCCGCAGTTCGTCGGCCTCCTCATCGGGGTGACGGTCATCGTGACCGCTCTCACCTACTTCCCCGTTCTCGCGCTGGGTCCCCTGGCGGAAGGGCTCGCATCATGA
- a CDS encoding response regulator gives MKILIADDDQQILRALRITLTSLGYDIVTAEDGAAAIRAAVAEKPDLYMIDLGMPRLDGVEVIQALRLWSTAPILVVSGRSGAADKVEALDAGADDYVTKPFSIDELLARIRALGRRAAADEDRSATVSFADVTVDLAARVVTRGDQRVRLTPTEWQVLELLVRNPDRLVSRQTLLTEIWGPTHVNDSGYLRLYVAQLRKKLEPDPSHPRHLLTDPGMGYRFVPAGAGRAPEDA, from the coding sequence ATGAAGATCCTCATCGCCGACGACGACCAGCAGATCCTGCGCGCCCTCCGCATCACCCTCACGAGCCTCGGCTACGACATCGTCACCGCGGAGGACGGCGCGGCCGCCATCCGCGCGGCCGTCGCCGAGAAGCCCGACCTCTACATGATCGACCTCGGCATGCCGCGGCTCGACGGCGTCGAGGTGATCCAGGCGCTCCGGCTCTGGTCGACCGCGCCGATCCTCGTGGTCTCCGGCCGCTCGGGCGCGGCCGACAAGGTCGAGGCGCTCGACGCGGGCGCCGACGACTACGTGACCAAGCCGTTCTCCATCGACGAGCTGCTCGCCCGGATCCGCGCCCTCGGCCGCCGCGCCGCCGCCGACGAGGACCGCTCGGCCACCGTCTCCTTCGCCGACGTGACGGTCGACCTCGCCGCCCGCGTCGTCACGCGTGGCGACCAGCGCGTGCGCCTCACCCCCACCGAGTGGCAGGTGCTCGAGCTGCTCGTGCGGAACCCCGACCGGCTCGTCTCCCGCCAGACGCTCCTCACCGAGATCTGGGGCCCGACCCACGTGAACGACAGCGGCTACCTCCGCCTCTACGTGGCGCAGCTGCGCAAGAAGCTCGAGCCGGATCCGTCCCACCCGCGGCACCTGCTCACCGACCCCGGGATGGGGTACCGATTCGTGCCGGCGGGGGCGGGGCGGGCGCCGGAGGACGCATAG
- a CDS encoding potassium-transporting ATPase subunit F gives MITSFADAAGLAAAALGIASVVYLVYALVRPEKF, from the coding sequence GTGATCACCTCGTTCGCCGACGCCGCCGGCCTCGCCGCCGCCGCGCTCGGCATCGCCTCCGTGGTGTACCTCGTGTACGCCCTCGTCCGGCCCGAGAAGTTCTGA
- a CDS encoding sulfite exporter TauE/SafE family protein has protein sequence MDIGGSLGEITVTVALLMILAALAAGWIDAVVGGGGLLQLPALLLVPGITPVEALATNKLASLFGTSTSAVTWYRRTHPDLRTALPMAAVALAGSYGGASLAALLPAAVFKPLVVVALIIVAVVTIARPQLGDVAALRHTGRKHHGIAALLGVVIGFYDGLIGPGTGTFLIIALITALGYDFVLASAKAKIVNVATNLGALAFFIPQGHVLWALALGMGVANMVGGYAGSRMAVARGSRFIRVAFIVVVAVLIVKVGSDVVTEWGA, from the coding sequence GGCGGCGCTCGCGGCCGGCTGGATCGACGCGGTCGTGGGCGGCGGAGGCCTCCTGCAGCTGCCGGCGCTGCTGCTCGTGCCGGGGATCACGCCGGTGGAGGCGCTCGCGACCAACAAGCTCGCGTCGCTGTTCGGCACGTCGACGAGCGCGGTCACCTGGTACCGGCGCACGCACCCGGACCTCCGCACAGCGCTGCCCATGGCCGCCGTCGCGCTCGCCGGGAGCTACGGCGGGGCGAGCCTCGCGGCGCTGCTGCCGGCGGCGGTGTTCAAGCCGCTCGTGGTGGTCGCGCTGATCATCGTGGCCGTCGTCACGATCGCCCGGCCGCAGCTCGGCGACGTCGCCGCCCTCCGCCACACCGGCCGGAAGCACCACGGGATCGCGGCGCTGCTCGGCGTGGTGATCGGCTTCTACGACGGGCTCATCGGGCCCGGCACGGGCACGTTCCTGATCATCGCGCTCATCACCGCCCTCGGCTACGACTTCGTGCTCGCGAGCGCCAAGGCGAAGATCGTCAACGTCGCGACGAACCTCGGCGCGCTCGCCTTCTTCATCCCGCAGGGCCACGTGCTCTGGGCGCTCGCGCTCGGCATGGGCGTCGCGAACATGGTCGGCGGCTACGCGGGATCCCGCATGGCCGTCGCCCGCGGCAGCCGCTTCATCCGCGTCGCGTTCATCGTGGTGGTCGCGGTGCTCATCGTGAAGGTGGGGTCGGACGTGGTGACGGAGTGGGGCGCGTGA
- the kdpB gene encoding potassium-transporting ATPase subunit KdpB, whose amino-acid sequence MTAMTTPEAPAAPAPASRARAIDARQLAEALPGAFRKLDPRLMWRNPVMLIVEVGAAFTTVLAIAEPFTGGAGSSGGSAVPATFTAGIALWLWLTVVFANLAESVAEGRGKAQADSLRKTRTSTMAHVVASYDQARDPGAERAELREVSSADLTLGDTVVVVAGELIPGDGDVVWGIASIDESAITGESAPVVRESGGDRSAVTGGTRVLSDRIVVRITSKPGETFVDRMIGLVEGASRQRTPNEIALNILLASLTIVFVVVALTLNPIASYSAATVSVPVLIALLVCLIPTTIGALLSAIGIAGMDRLVQRNVLAMSGRAVEAAGDVTTLLLDKTGTITYGNRRASELVAVDGTGAEELARAAAMSSLADPTPEGSSVVDLAVAQGLDTSTLPRGVDVPFTAQTRMSGVDLPDGTVVRKGASSAVIAWLEEGGRPLPSTLHAELTAAVEAISNGGGTPLVVAMKDPAGAGRVLGVVHLKDVVKDGLKERFAELRAMGIRTVMITGDNPLTARAIAAEAGVDDHLAEATPEDKLALIRKEQEGGRLVAMTGDGTNDAPALAQADVGVAMNTGTSAAKEAGNMVDLDSDPTKLIDIVRIGKQLLITRGALTTFSIANDVAKYFAIIPAMFTGVFPQLAVINVMQLHSPASAILSAIIFNALIIVALIPLALKGVAYRPLSASKVLSRNLLVYGVGGVIAPFIGIKLVDLVVSLIPGF is encoded by the coding sequence ATGACCGCCATGACCACCCCCGAGGCGCCGGCCGCTCCGGCTCCCGCGTCGCGCGCCCGGGCCATCGACGCCCGGCAGCTCGCCGAGGCGCTCCCCGGCGCGTTCCGGAAGCTGGATCCGCGCCTCATGTGGCGGAACCCGGTGATGCTGATCGTCGAGGTCGGCGCCGCGTTCACCACCGTCCTCGCCATCGCCGAGCCCTTCACGGGCGGCGCGGGATCCTCCGGCGGCAGCGCCGTGCCCGCGACCTTCACGGCCGGCATCGCCCTGTGGCTCTGGCTCACGGTCGTCTTCGCGAACCTCGCGGAGTCGGTGGCCGAGGGCCGCGGCAAGGCGCAGGCCGACAGCCTCCGCAAGACCCGCACGAGCACGATGGCGCACGTCGTCGCCTCCTACGACCAGGCTCGGGATCCCGGCGCCGAGCGCGCCGAGCTCCGTGAGGTCTCGAGCGCCGACCTCACGCTCGGTGACACGGTCGTCGTGGTCGCCGGGGAGTTGATCCCGGGCGACGGCGACGTCGTGTGGGGCATCGCCTCCATCGACGAGTCGGCCATCACGGGCGAGTCCGCGCCCGTGGTCCGCGAGTCCGGCGGCGACCGCAGCGCCGTCACCGGCGGCACGCGGGTGCTGAGCGACCGGATCGTCGTGCGCATCACCTCGAAGCCCGGCGAGACCTTCGTCGACCGCATGATCGGCCTCGTCGAGGGCGCGTCGCGCCAGCGCACGCCGAACGAGATCGCGCTGAACATCCTGCTGGCGAGCCTCACGATCGTCTTCGTGGTCGTGGCGCTCACGCTCAACCCGATCGCCTCCTACTCCGCAGCGACCGTGAGCGTGCCCGTGCTGATCGCGCTGCTCGTCTGCCTGATCCCCACCACCATCGGGGCGCTGCTCTCCGCCATCGGCATCGCCGGCATGGACCGGCTCGTGCAGCGCAACGTGCTCGCGATGTCGGGCCGCGCGGTCGAGGCGGCCGGCGACGTCACCACGCTGCTCCTCGACAAGACCGGCACCATCACCTACGGCAACCGCCGCGCCAGCGAGCTCGTGGCCGTCGACGGCACGGGCGCCGAGGAGCTCGCCCGTGCCGCGGCCATGTCGTCGCTCGCGGACCCGACGCCGGAGGGATCCAGCGTCGTCGACCTCGCGGTCGCCCAGGGCCTCGACACCTCGACGCTGCCCCGCGGCGTCGACGTGCCGTTCACCGCGCAGACCCGCATGTCGGGCGTCGACCTGCCCGACGGCACGGTCGTCCGCAAGGGCGCGTCGTCCGCGGTCATCGCGTGGCTCGAGGAGGGCGGGCGCCCGCTGCCCTCGACGCTGCACGCCGAGCTGACCGCGGCCGTCGAGGCCATCTCGAACGGCGGCGGCACCCCGCTCGTCGTCGCGATGAAGGACCCGGCGGGCGCCGGCCGCGTGCTCGGCGTCGTGCACCTCAAGGACGTCGTGAAGGACGGCCTGAAGGAGCGCTTCGCGGAGCTGCGGGCCATGGGGATCCGCACGGTGATGATCACGGGCGACAACCCGCTCACCGCCCGCGCCATCGCCGCCGAGGCCGGGGTGGACGACCACCTCGCCGAGGCCACGCCCGAGGACAAGCTCGCGCTCATCCGCAAGGAGCAGGAGGGCGGCCGCCTGGTCGCCATGACCGGCGACGGCACCAACGACGCGCCCGCGCTCGCGCAGGCCGACGTCGGCGTCGCGATGAACACGGGCACGTCGGCCGCGAAGGAGGCCGGCAACATGGTCGACCTCGACTCGGACCCGACGAAGCTCATCGACATCGTGCGGATCGGCAAGCAGCTGCTCATCACCCGCGGCGCGCTCACCACGTTCTCCATCGCGAACGACGTGGCGAAGTACTTCGCGATCATCCCCGCGATGTTCACGGGCGTCTTCCCGCAGCTCGCGGTGATCAACGTGATGCAGCTGCACTCGCCGGCGTCCGCGATCCTCTCGGCGATCATCTTCAACGCGCTGATCATCGTGGCGCTCATCCCGCTGGCCCTGAAGGGCGTCGCGTACCGGCCCCTCAGCGCCTCCAAGGTGCTCAGCCGGAACCTGCTCGTCTACGGGGTCGGCGGCGTGATCGCGCCGTTCATCGGCATCAAGCTCGTCGACCTCGTCGTCAGCCTGATCCCCGGCTTCTGA
- a CDS encoding helix-turn-helix domain-containing protein, translating into MARTTRTLAAELRHRREELGLTQAGVAELAGVSREYIVRLESGKPGSEIGSMMRVVRALSCELSLTIDPRAADPDMPSPFDQPWEDDDE; encoded by the coding sequence ATGGCCAGGACCACGCGGACGCTCGCCGCGGAGCTGCGCCATCGGCGTGAGGAGCTGGGCCTCACCCAGGCGGGCGTCGCGGAGCTGGCTGGGGTCTCGCGGGAGTACATCGTGCGACTCGAGAGCGGGAAGCCCGGGTCGGAGATCGGATCGATGATGCGCGTCGTCCGCGCGCTGAGCTGCGAGCTGAGCCTCACGATCGACCCGCGAGCCGCGGATCCCGACATGCCCTCGCCGTTCGACCAGCCATGGGAGGACGACGATGAGTGA
- a CDS encoding DUF4118 domain-containing protein: MKRGRLRVLLGAAPGVGKTYAMLEEGKRLRDEGADVVVAVVETHGRAATAAMLEGLEILPRREVSHRGVEITDLDVDAVIARRPTIALVDELAHTNAPGGRSEKRWQDVDLIRDAGIDVISTVNIQHIASLNDVVEKITGVPQRETIPDRVLREAHQIEVIDLAPEALRDRLAGGRVYPAERIDAALSHYFRLGNLTALRELALLWLADEVDTALAAYRDEKGIDARWEARERVVVALTGGPEGETLLRRGARIAARSAGGELMAVHVSSQDGLRSGSPEALASQRALVDSLGGSYHQVVGDDIPRALVEFARASNATQLVLGVSRRSRLAAAATGPGIGATVIRESGDIDVHIVTHAAAGGRFRLPRIRGGALSMRRRILGGLLALGGGPLLTWLLSATRSDDSITSDVLSYQLLVVLVALVGGIWPALFAAVLSGFTLDYFFIDPLYTITVDEPLHMLALILYVVIALLVSWIVDQAARRTRLARRAVAEAELLATVSGSVLRGEGAVHALVSRTREAFGLQGVKLTDRDETIAWDGVVTGAAATDVPVGSRGVLTLYGDDLEASGRRLLRVIAAQLDAALEHRDLSDTAREVGPLAQTDRVRTALLSAVSHDLRRPLSAATAAVSALRSPGMTWADGDREELLATAEESLGTLADLVTDLLDVSRVQAGVLGVRLMDVDLDDVVLAALDELDLGPADAVLDLAPDLPGAVADPGLLQRVVVNLLSNAVRHAPDGVPVRLSTSAFAESVEIRVVDHGPGVAPERRDDMFVPFQRLGDTDNASGLGLGLALSKGFTEGMGGTLTAEDTPGGGLTMVVALPVCRAGAEPVADQPPPADLPTTASEVSA, encoded by the coding sequence ATGAAGCGCGGTCGACTGCGGGTGCTGCTGGGAGCGGCACCGGGCGTGGGCAAGACCTACGCGATGCTCGAGGAGGGCAAGCGGCTGCGCGACGAGGGCGCCGACGTGGTGGTCGCGGTCGTGGAGACCCACGGCCGCGCCGCCACGGCCGCGATGCTCGAGGGGCTGGAGATCCTGCCGCGGCGCGAGGTCTCGCACCGCGGCGTGGAGATCACCGACCTCGACGTGGACGCGGTCATCGCCCGCCGGCCCACCATCGCGCTGGTCGACGAGCTCGCCCACACGAACGCACCGGGCGGCCGATCCGAGAAGCGCTGGCAGGACGTGGACCTCATCCGCGACGCCGGCATCGACGTGATCTCCACCGTCAACATCCAGCACATCGCCTCGCTCAACGACGTGGTCGAGAAGATCACCGGGGTGCCGCAGCGCGAGACGATCCCCGACCGCGTGCTCCGCGAGGCGCACCAGATCGAGGTCATCGACCTGGCGCCCGAGGCCCTGCGCGACCGGCTCGCCGGCGGACGCGTGTACCCGGCCGAGCGGATCGACGCGGCCCTCTCCCACTACTTCCGGCTCGGCAACCTCACCGCCCTCCGCGAGCTCGCGCTCCTCTGGCTCGCCGACGAGGTCGACACGGCGCTCGCCGCCTACCGCGACGAGAAGGGGATCGACGCCCGGTGGGAGGCCCGCGAGCGCGTGGTCGTGGCGCTCACCGGCGGCCCTGAGGGCGAGACGCTGCTCCGCCGCGGCGCCCGCATCGCCGCCCGCTCGGCCGGCGGCGAGCTGATGGCCGTCCACGTCTCCAGCCAGGACGGCCTCCGCTCCGGCAGCCCCGAGGCGCTCGCCAGCCAGCGCGCGCTCGTCGACTCGCTCGGCGGCAGCTACCACCAGGTCGTCGGCGACGACATCCCGCGCGCGCTCGTCGAGTTCGCCCGCGCCTCCAACGCCACGCAGCTCGTGCTCGGCGTCAGCCGCCGGAGCCGCCTGGCCGCCGCGGCGACCGGGCCCGGCATCGGCGCCACGGTGATCCGCGAGTCCGGCGACATCGACGTGCACATCGTCACGCACGCGGCCGCGGGCGGGCGGTTCCGGCTGCCGCGCATCCGGGGCGGCGCGCTCAGCATGCGGCGCCGGATCCTCGGCGGGCTGCTCGCGCTCGGCGGCGGCCCCCTGCTCACCTGGCTGCTCTCCGCCACGCGCTCGGACGACTCCATCACGAGCGACGTGCTCTCGTACCAGCTGCTCGTGGTGCTCGTCGCGCTCGTCGGCGGGATCTGGCCGGCCTTGTTCGCGGCCGTGCTCTCCGGGTTCACGCTCGACTACTTCTTCATCGACCCGCTCTACACGATCACCGTCGACGAGCCGCTGCACATGCTCGCGCTCATCCTCTACGTGGTCATCGCGCTGCTCGTCAGCTGGATCGTCGACCAGGCCGCCCGCCGCACCCGCCTCGCCCGCCGCGCGGTCGCCGAGGCCGAGCTGCTGGCGACCGTGTCGGGATCCGTGCTCCGCGGCGAGGGCGCCGTGCACGCGCTCGTGAGCCGCACCCGCGAGGCGTTCGGCCTGCAGGGCGTGAAGCTCACGGATCGCGACGAGACCATCGCGTGGGACGGCGTCGTCACCGGCGCCGCCGCGACCGACGTGCCCGTGGGATCCCGCGGCGTGCTCACCCTCTACGGCGACGACCTCGAGGCGTCCGGCCGCCGGCTGCTCCGGGTCATCGCCGCGCAGCTCGACGCCGCGCTCGAGCACCGCGACCTCTCCGACACCGCCCGCGAGGTCGGCCCGCTCGCCCAGACCGACCGCGTGCGCACGGCCCTCCTCTCGGCCGTCAGCCACGATCTGCGCCGCCCGCTGAGCGCCGCGACCGCCGCCGTCTCCGCGCTCCGCTCCCCCGGCATGACCTGGGCCGACGGCGACCGCGAGGAGCTGCTCGCGACCGCCGAGGAGAGCCTCGGCACGCTCGCCGACCTCGTCACCGACCTCCTCGACGTCAGCCGCGTGCAGGCCGGCGTGCTCGGCGTGCGGCTCATGGACGTCGACCTCGACGACGTCGTGCTCGCGGCCCTCGACGAGCTCGACCTCGGCCCCGCCGACGCCGTGCTCGACCTCGCGCCCGACCTGCCCGGCGCGGTCGCGGATCCGGGCCTCCTCCAGCGCGTCGTCGTCAACCTGCTGAGCAACGCCGTGCGGCACGCGCCCGACGGCGTGCCCGTGCGCCTCAGCACGAGCGCGTTCGCCGAGTCCGTCGAGATCCGCGTGGTGGACCACGGCCCCGGCGTCGCCCCCGAGCGCCGCGACGACATGTTCGTGCCGTTCCAGCGCCTCGGCGACACCGACAACGCGTCCGGCCTCGGCCTCGGGCTCGCGCTCTCGAAGGGCTTCACCGAGGGGATGGGCGGCACGCTCACCGCCGAGGACACCCCGGGCGGCGGCCTCACGATGGTGGTCGCGCTGCCCGTGTGCCGGGCGGGCGCCGAGCCCGTCGCGGATCAGCCGCCTCCCGCCGACCTCCCCACGACCGCCTCGGAGGTGTCCGCATGA
- the kdpC gene encoding potassium-transporting ATPase subunit KdpC: MSSPRQSLRTAGVAVRAMAVLTVVLGVGYTAVVTGIGQLALPAQADGSLVSADGQVVGSSLIGQSFQDSDGAALPEWFQSRPSAAGDGYDASASSGSNLGPENDDLVSSIEDRKAAIAESDGVDPATIPADALTASASGLDPHISPEYAREQVARVAEARGIPEQQVERLVDEHVQGRDLGYLGEPTVNVLELNIALAGLGG, translated from the coding sequence ATGTCCTCCCCCCGCCAGTCCCTCCGCACCGCCGGCGTCGCCGTCCGCGCGATGGCCGTCCTCACCGTCGTCCTCGGCGTCGGCTACACGGCCGTCGTCACGGGCATCGGCCAGCTCGCGCTCCCCGCGCAGGCGGACGGCTCGCTCGTCTCCGCCGACGGGCAGGTCGTCGGCTCGTCGCTGATCGGCCAGTCCTTCCAGGACTCCGACGGCGCCGCCCTCCCGGAGTGGTTCCAGTCCCGGCCCTCGGCCGCGGGCGACGGCTACGACGCGTCCGCGTCCAGCGGCAGCAACCTCGGCCCCGAGAACGACGACCTGGTCTCCTCCATCGAGGACCGCAAGGCCGCCATCGCGGAGTCCGACGGCGTGGATCCCGCCACCATCCCGGCCGATGCGCTCACCGCATCCGCGTCGGGGCTCGATCCTCACATCAGCCCGGAATACGCTCGGGAGCAGGTGGCGCGCGTCGCCGAGGCCCGGGGCATCCCCGAGCAGCAGGTCGAGCGCCTCGTCGACGAGCACGTGCAGGGCCGCGACCTCGGCTACCTCGGGGAGCCGACCGTGAACGTGCTCGAGCTGAACATCGCGCTCGCCGGCCTCGGCGGCTGA